The genomic region CGTCGCCGGTGAGGTGGCATTCGAACACACCCATGCCGTTGTCGTCTTCCAGGGAACGCAGGCCGTGGATATTCAGCTCGGCGCCGGCGGGAAAGTGCTCCACGTTGCACTCGAATTTACGCGTGCCCAACAGGAAGCCCAGCTCTACCGCCTGGCCTTGCTGGCGCGCACGGCAGCCGGCATAGGCGGCGACGCTTTGCGCCATCAACTCCAGGCCGACCCAGGCCGGCAGGCTGCCGTCAGGGCGGTTGAACAGGCCGCCGGGCTTGACGGTGACGCGGGTGCGGACCTGCTCTTCATCGAACGACAGCACCTGGTCGATCAGGATCATGTCGCCCGCATGGGGCAGTAGTTCGGCAAGTGGCCAATCGATCATGGGGCCTCTGCAATTATCAGGCTGACGTTGTTGCCTCCGAAGGCAAACGAGTTGCTCATCAGGCAGGTTTTTTTCAAGGTGTCGCCGCTGCGTGTCCATTGCAAGGCGGGCAGCGCCGGATCGGCTTGGCCGTCCCATACGTGGGGTGGCAGCAAGCCGTGGCTCAGGCTCAACCAGCAAAACGCCGCTTCCAGGGCTCCGGCAGCGCCGAGGGTGTGACCGGTCATGGGTTTGGTCGACGAGCAGGCTACGCCATCGGGGAACAGGCTGGCGACCGCCAGGCTTTCCATGGCGTCGTTGTGTTGGGTGGCGGTGCCGTGCAGGTTCAGGTAGCCGATCTGCTCGGGAGCCAGCTTTGCGTTGGCCAGGGCCTTGCGCATCGCTTGCAGCGCGCCCTTGCCGCTGGGCTCCGGCGCGGAGATATGGTGGGCATCGCAACTGGCTCCGCTGCCCAGCAAGGCGATCGGTGCCGGCTCGCGGCTCATCAGGAACAGCACCGCCGCTTCACCGATATTGATGCCGTTGCGGTTCACCGAGAACGGATTGCAGCGCTCGCTGGAGACCGCCTCCAATGCGGTGAAACCGTTCAGTGTCAGCTTGCACAGGCTGTCCACGCCGCCGCAGATCACCGCATCGCAGATGCCGAGATCCAGCAGGCGCTGGGCACTCATCAGTGCCCGGGCGCTGGAGGTGCAGGCGGTAGAAATCACATAGGCCGGGCCGCTCAGTTGCAGCCAGTCGGCGAGGAAATTCGCCGGGGCGCTGAGTTCCTGTTGCTGGTAGTCGTAGTCGGCGGGGAATTGCTGGTCGCGCAGGTAGTGGGCAATGCCGCGGCTGGCCTCATCGATGCCTGAGGTGCTGGTGCCGAGCACAATGCCAACCCGCGAAGGCCCGTAGGTTTGGATCGCCTGGCGCAGCTGAGCTTCGATCTGCAATGCCGCTTCCAACAGCAACTGGTTATTGCGGCTGCTCTGTTGGCCCAGCGTCACCGGCAGGGGCGCCAGCTCGCCGTGCACGGCCGCCACCGGCACCACGCGCTCCGGCACCCAACCGCCTTCGGCGCGCATGCCCGAGCAGTCGCCGGCAAACAGCCTGCGGCTGACTTCGGCCTGGCCGCGGCCAAGGGCGCAGATCACGCCGAGGGCATTGAGGTAAGCGGTCATCGTTTGAGGCCCAGCGGAGTAATGCGATAACGCAACGGCTGGCCCGCCATGTTCACGCTGAACACCTCGGAGGACTGATAGACGATCTGCCAATGGCCCGGCAGCGTGCGCGTCAAGTCCATGGCCTGGGCGTGCGGATACAGCGCCGGCACTTCATCGGCCGAGGTCAGGGCAAACAGCAGCGCGGCGAACAACTCCCGGGCCTGGGGATTGGGTGGCAGCAAACCGTCGGCCTGCCATTGGCCATCGACCAGCTTTTGCCGGGCCAGGGGAATGCCCAGTGGGTCCATCATCGACCAGCGAATCGCGCTGCCTTCGCGTTGGATCACCAGCAACCAATCCTGGCTCTGGCCGTCCGCAAGGCGTTGCACGTGTAATTGCATCGGCAAGGCCAGGGTTGGCATTCTTTCCGGCAGTGGTGCCTGGCTGGCGCAGGCGCTCAGCAGCAATACGCAACCGATCAACAGCAGGCGCATCATGGGGCAGCATTCTCCAAAGGTTTACGCGCTACGCAGTTGACCAGGGTTTCCTCGCGCTGGCCTACCGGCGGCGCCTTGCGCAGGCCCCAGCGCTCCAGCAGGCCGAAGTCGCTGGAGCGGCTCCACCACAGGTAGGGGTACGAGACATTTTGCGGGGCAAATTCAAAGCCCTGCTCGCGGAGCATCTCCAGGTATTGCTCGGCGCTTTTCTGCACATGCATCGGGTGGCGGAACAGCCAGCGAATCACCCAGGTGTCGATATAGGCTTCGGTGGATTCGGCAAACAGCAGATAACCGCCCGGCTTGAGCACCCGATAAAACTCCTTGAGCGCGCGATGTTGCTCGACCAAGTGGTGAAAGGTCTGGTGGCAGAACACGATATCCACGCTGGCATCCGGTACCTTTAGGGTGGCGCAGTCGCTGCCGATCAACTCGACAGCCATGCCCTGGCGCTCGGCTTCTTCGCGGCTCAGTTCGAGACTGTGGGGGTCAGCATCCAGGCCGATCAGGCGTGAGGGCGCAAACACCTCCTGCAGCAACCTGAAGGATTTACCCTGGCCGCAACCGGCGTCGAGTAATACCGGCGCCAACGGCAGCGGCTCGCTGAA from Pseudomonas synxantha harbors:
- a CDS encoding hotdog family protein encodes the protein MIDWPLAELLPHAGDMILIDQVLSFDEEQVRTRVTVKPGGLFNRPDGSLPAWVGLELMAQSVAAYAGCRARQQGQAVELGFLLGTRKFECNVEHFPAGAELNIHGLRSLEDDNGMGVFECHLTGDGIQASARLNVFRPPQAANYLDESKDQTP
- a CDS encoding beta-ketoacyl-[acyl-carrier-protein] synthase family protein, with the protein product MTAYLNALGVICALGRGQAEVSRRLFAGDCSGMRAEGGWVPERVVPVAAVHGELAPLPVTLGQQSSRNNQLLLEAALQIEAQLRQAIQTYGPSRVGIVLGTSTSGIDEASRGIAHYLRDQQFPADYDYQQQELSAPANFLADWLQLSGPAYVISTACTSSARALMSAQRLLDLGICDAVICGGVDSLCKLTLNGFTALEAVSSERCNPFSVNRNGINIGEAAVLFLMSREPAPIALLGSGASCDAHHISAPEPSGKGALQAMRKALANAKLAPEQIGYLNLHGTATQHNDAMESLAVASLFPDGVACSSTKPMTGHTLGAAGALEAAFCWLSLSHGLLPPHVWDGQADPALPALQWTRSGDTLKKTCLMSNSFAFGGNNVSLIIAEAP
- a CDS encoding class I SAM-dependent methyltransferase, producing the protein MSSPAVGKNYLSKNYVEETRFGFWFLRSHTWQHHVLRVAINDLRSLFSEPLPLAPVLLDAGCGQGKSFRLLQEVFAPSRLIGLDADPHSLELSREEAERQGMAVELIGSDCATLKVPDASVDIVFCHQTFHHLVEQHRALKEFYRVLKPGGYLLFAESTEAYIDTWVIRWLFRHPMHVQKSAEQYLEMLREQGFEFAPQNVSYPYLWWSRSSDFGLLERWGLRKAPPVGQREETLVNCVARKPLENAAP